In the Deinococcus reticulitermitis genome, one interval contains:
- the dnaE gene encoding DNA polymerase III subunit alpha, whose protein sequence is MSAPTPPPGTESHIHLPDGSCCPNHERPKRFAHLHQHTQYSLLDGAAKLKDLLKWAKEVTPAGQTPALAMTDHGNMHGAVHFYNYATGLGVKPIIGYEAYVVPGMGTRRDRTRGQDGEKGIFHLTLLARDFEGYQNLCRLSSRGYTEGYYYKPRIDHELLQEHSKGVIALSGCLGSEVQQLLLQGREEEAKRRLLWYQGLFGENYFIEIQNHGLREQGQNNPVLKAWAQELGIGMVATNDGHYVRREDAAAHDTLLAIQTKAVLADENRFKFPCEDFYVKSLDEMQRALPPGEWGEEIFDNTAHIAELCNVELPVGKKRVYQMPELPIPEGRTMAEELRVQTYAGAVKRYPAHLTEGLLRDYAARSLAELGPQDAARVLGRTNGCDSATCDLDTLYTLLAFLGSEWEARGQAAGEKYTPYPALTKMEAEAESGTLPAYAFEDCRKARRKDSDTSIELDPAAEGEETTREHHRHALTVLRRAEYELSVINNMGFPDYFLIVADYINWAKDQDISVGPGRGSGAGSIVAYAIRITNLDPLEFELLFERFLNPDRISMPDFDIDFNDARRGEVIEYVQKKYGEDKVAQIATFGTMASKACLKDVARVMGLEYAKVDKVSKLIPIKFGKSYSLEQARESVPDIQQLLAEDRQLLEAYEFAQQLEGLTRHASVHAAGVVIGKTQLTDLVPVMRDTSGAGMVCQYDMKAVEDIGLIKMDFLGLRTLSFLDEARRIMRESKGIDVDFDAIPFDDRQTYDLMSRGDTKGVFQLEGAGIADASRRLKPRRLADIIALSALYRPGPMENIPTYVRRHHGVEEVDYVKDGFSHSAQWLEKILAETYGIPVYQEQIMQIASEVAGFSLGGADLLRRAMGKKDTQEMQRQRQIFVDGAEKNGVPKEEGNKLFDLLDAFANYGFNKCLTGDTRVPVAGGELRRIEDLYRAGRAVQLPSVNAEYRLELRPTGEFFDNGVKPVFRVTTALGRELTATGNHPLLTLDGWRNVEDLGAGDRIAAPARLPELGAEAWPEHEAGLLGWILAEGNTCHPYGAYLYSQSEAQVADMVTLAEHFPGTRPTVKMRPERRNVHDVYLGSGVRGSRAGKSGVRLWLEDLGLVGVRATEKALPAAAFRMNNASLAVMMGRYWSGDGFLCGAGNTTPYAATSSRQLADDLAHVLLRLGIVGKVTQKHFAYRRGDDTAGRSGYTVHLVGRRSIDRFLKLVAPHIVGRDAPLAQLRAYYDATPEGRETVDTLPPTVKARVQAAKSASGLTWSEIETRSGVCVKEFYGAPKAHKKGFRRSTIQTLAAFFEDAGLQHTCSDDLYWDTITSITPAGEAQTYDLEVPGTHNFVADGLIVHNSHSAAYGVITYQTAWLKANHPVEFMAALLTVERRDSDKVAEYVSDARKMDVRVLSPDINRSAPDFAVEGEEILFGLYAIKGLGEGAVLKILEERERGGAYKSLADFCSRLGHKVCNRKAMESLIKSGAFDAFGERRQLLESLEEAMSWAAGAAAMASSGMDALFGMSETAPEPRLKAGVTPLTDLERLKIEKDALGLYISGHPLEQHEGLREAASCRISDLDTWFTGQNVPPGKRVKAVLAGMIENVVKKPTKSGGMMARFILADESGQTELVAFSRAYDRIQDKLVNDTPALVIVELESEDGGLRAIAEEVVGVGQLEDVPKVMYVTIDLETASPDALGEFQSVLDEHAGAMPTYLRLETPEQFVVYQLDHGMGSPDAIRVLNHTFPWLSAHLAYDQQTILGKFAPKPPAWANRGGNGGGIRA, encoded by the coding sequence ATGTCTGCCCCCACGCCCCCCCCCGGCACCGAGTCCCACATTCACCTGCCGGACGGATCGTGCTGCCCAAACCATGAGCGGCCCAAACGGTTTGCCCATCTCCACCAGCACACCCAATACAGCCTGCTCGACGGCGCGGCCAAGCTCAAGGACCTGCTGAAGTGGGCCAAGGAAGTCACCCCCGCAGGCCAGACGCCCGCCCTCGCCATGACCGACCACGGCAACATGCACGGGGCGGTGCATTTCTACAACTACGCGACCGGCCTGGGCGTCAAACCGATCATCGGCTACGAGGCCTACGTGGTGCCGGGCATGGGCACCCGCCGCGACCGCACGCGCGGGCAGGACGGCGAAAAGGGCATCTTTCACCTCACGCTGCTCGCGCGCGACTTCGAGGGCTACCAGAACCTCTGCCGGCTGAGTTCGCGCGGCTACACCGAGGGGTACTACTACAAGCCGCGCATCGACCACGAACTCTTGCAGGAGCACTCTAAAGGCGTGATCGCCCTCTCCGGCTGCCTGGGCTCGGAGGTGCAGCAACTGCTGCTGCAAGGGCGCGAGGAGGAGGCGAAAAGGCGGCTGCTGTGGTACCAGGGGCTCTTCGGCGAGAACTACTTCATCGAGATCCAGAACCACGGCCTGAGGGAGCAGGGCCAGAACAACCCGGTGCTGAAGGCCTGGGCGCAGGAACTCGGCATCGGCATGGTGGCGACGAACGACGGCCACTACGTGAGGAGGGAGGACGCCGCCGCCCACGACACCCTGCTCGCCATTCAGACGAAGGCCGTCCTCGCCGACGAGAACCGCTTCAAGTTTCCCTGCGAGGACTTCTACGTCAAGTCGCTCGACGAGATGCAGCGGGCGCTGCCGCCGGGCGAGTGGGGCGAGGAGATCTTCGACAACACCGCCCATATCGCCGAGTTGTGCAACGTCGAGCTGCCGGTGGGCAAAAAGCGCGTCTACCAGATGCCCGAACTGCCGATCCCCGAAGGCCGCACGATGGCCGAGGAACTGCGCGTGCAGACCTACGCCGGGGCGGTGAAGCGCTATCCCGCCCACCTCACCGAAGGGCTGCTGCGCGACTACGCCGCCCGCTCGCTCGCCGAACTCGGCCCGCAGGACGCCGCGCGGGTACTGGGGCGCACGAACGGCTGCGACAGCGCGACCTGTGACCTGGACACCCTCTATACCCTGCTCGCCTTCCTGGGCAGCGAGTGGGAGGCGCGCGGCCAGGCGGCGGGCGAGAAATACACCCCCTACCCCGCCCTGACGAAGATGGAGGCGGAGGCCGAGAGCGGCACGCTGCCCGCCTACGCTTTTGAAGATTGCCGCAAGGCCCGCCGGAAGGACTCGGACACCTCCATCGAACTCGACCCGGCAGCGGAGGGCGAGGAGACCACCCGGGAGCACCACCGCCACGCGCTGACCGTCCTGCGCCGCGCCGAGTACGAGCTCAGCGTGATCAACAACATGGGCTTTCCCGACTACTTCCTGATCGTGGCCGATTACATCAACTGGGCCAAGGACCAGGACATCTCGGTGGGGCCGGGTCGCGGTTCGGGTGCGGGAAGCATCGTCGCCTACGCCATCCGCATCACCAACCTCGACCCGCTGGAGTTTGAACTCCTGTTCGAGCGCTTTCTCAACCCCGACCGCATCTCGATGCCCGACTTCGACATCGATTTCAACGATGCGCGCCGGGGTGAGGTGATCGAGTACGTCCAGAAGAAGTACGGCGAGGACAAGGTGGCCCAGATCGCCACTTTCGGGACGATGGCCTCAAAAGCCTGCCTCAAGGACGTGGCGCGCGTGATGGGCCTCGAATACGCCAAGGTGGACAAGGTCTCCAAGCTCATCCCGATCAAGTTCGGTAAGTCGTACTCGCTCGAGCAGGCGCGCGAGTCGGTGCCTGACATCCAGCAACTGCTCGCCGAGGACCGGCAGCTGCTCGAAGCCTACGAGTTCGCCCAGCAACTTGAGGGGCTGACCCGGCACGCCTCGGTCCACGCGGCGGGGGTGGTGATCGGCAAGACCCAGCTCACCGACCTCGTGCCGGTCATGCGCGACACGTCGGGCGCGGGCATGGTGTGTCAGTACGACATGAAGGCCGTCGAGGACATCGGCCTGATCAAGATGGACTTTCTCGGGCTGCGGACGCTGTCCTTCCTCGACGAGGCGCGGCGCATCATGCGCGAATCGAAGGGCATCGACGTGGACTTCGACGCGATTCCCTTCGACGACCGGCAGACCTACGACCTGATGAGCCGGGGCGACACCAAGGGCGTCTTTCAGCTCGAAGGGGCGGGCATCGCCGACGCCAGCCGCCGCCTCAAGCCCCGGCGCCTCGCCGACATCATCGCGCTCTCGGCCCTGTACCGGCCCGGCCCGATGGAGAACATCCCCACCTACGTCCGGCGCCACCACGGCGTCGAGGAGGTGGACTACGTCAAGGACGGCTTTTCCCACTCGGCGCAGTGGCTCGAAAAGATTCTGGCCGAGACCTACGGCATTCCCGTCTACCAGGAACAGATCATGCAGATCGCCTCGGAAGTGGCCGGCTTCAGCCTCGGCGGCGCCGACCTGCTGCGCCGGGCGATGGGCAAGAAAGACACGCAGGAGATGCAGCGCCAGCGCCAGATCTTTGTAGATGGCGCAGAGAAGAATGGGGTTCCGAAAGAAGAGGGGAATAAGTTATTCGATTTGCTGGACGCCTTTGCAAATTACGGCTTCAACAAATGTTTGACCGGCGACACGCGCGTGCCCGTCGCGGGCGGCGAGCTGCGGCGCATCGAGGACCTCTACCGGGCGGGCCGGGCGGTGCAGCTCCCGAGCGTCAATGCCGAGTACCGCCTCGAACTGCGCCCTACCGGGGAGTTCTTCGACAACGGGGTCAAGCCCGTGTTCAGGGTGACCACCGCGCTGGGCCGTGAGCTGACCGCCACCGGCAACCACCCGCTGCTGACGCTGGACGGCTGGCGCAACGTCGAGGACCTGGGGGCGGGCGACCGGATCGCCGCGCCCGCCCGCTTGCCCGAACTCGGCGCTGAAGCCTGGCCCGAGCACGAGGCCGGGCTGCTCGGCTGGATTCTGGCCGAGGGCAACACCTGCCACCCCTACGGCGCCTACCTCTACTCGCAGAGTGAGGCGCAGGTGGCCGACATGGTGACGCTGGCGGAGCATTTCCCGGGCACCCGGCCCACCGTCAAGATGCGCCCCGAGCGGCGCAACGTCCACGACGTGTATCTGGGCAGCGGCGTGCGCGGAAGCAGGGCGGGCAAGTCCGGCGTGCGGTTGTGGCTGGAGGACCTCGGCCTCGTCGGGGTCAGGGCTACCGAAAAAGCCCTTCCGGCGGCGGCCTTCCGCATGAACAACGCCTCGCTGGCGGTCATGATGGGCCGCTACTGGTCCGGCGACGGCTTCCTGTGCGGCGCCGGCAACACCACGCCCTACGCCGCCACCTCGTCCCGGCAGCTCGCCGACGACCTCGCCCACGTCCTGCTGCGGCTCGGCATCGTGGGCAAGGTGACGCAGAAGCATTTCGCTTACCGGCGCGGCGACGATACGGCGGGCCGCAGCGGATACACCGTGCACCTCGTCGGAAGGCGCAGCATCGACCGGTTCCTGAAGCTGGTGGCGCCGCACATCGTGGGGCGGGACGCGCCGCTCGCCCAGTTGCGCGCCTACTACGACGCCACGCCCGAGGGCCGCGAGACGGTGGACACCCTGCCGCCCACCGTCAAGGCCCGCGTGCAGGCGGCCAAGAGCGCCAGCGGCCTGACGTGGAGCGAGATCGAGACCCGCAGCGGCGTGTGCGTCAAGGAGTTTTACGGCGCGCCCAAAGCGCACAAGAAGGGCTTCCGCCGCTCCACCATCCAGACGCTCGCGGCTTTCTTCGAGGACGCCGGGTTGCAGCACACCTGCTCGGACGACCTGTACTGGGACACCATCACCAGCATCACCCCAGCCGGCGAGGCGCAGACCTACGACCTCGAGGTGCCGGGCACGCACAATTTCGTCGCGGACGGATTGATCGTCCACAACAGCCACTCGGCGGCCTACGGTGTCATCACCTACCAGACGGCCTGGCTCAAGGCCAATCACCCCGTCGAGTTCATGGCCGCCCTCCTCACCGTCGAGCGCCGCGACTCCGACAAGGTGGCCGAGTATGTCAGCGACGCGCGCAAGATGGACGTGCGGGTGCTCTCGCCCGACATCAACCGCTCGGCCCCCGACTTCGCTGTAGAGGGCGAGGAAATCCTCTTCGGCCTGTACGCCATCAAGGGCCTGGGGGAAGGCGCGGTGCTCAAAATTCTCGAAGAGCGCGAGCGCGGCGGGGCGTACAAGTCGCTCGCCGACTTCTGCTCGCGGCTCGGCCACAAGGTGTGCAACCGCAAGGCGATGGAGAGCCTGATCAAGTCGGGGGCCTTCGACGCCTTCGGGGAGCGGCGGCAACTGCTCGAATCGCTCGAAGAGGCGATGAGTTGGGCGGCGGGCGCGGCGGCGATGGCGAGCAGCGGCATGGACGCGCTGTTCGGCATGAGCGAGACGGCCCCCGAGCCCAGGCTCAAAGCCGGCGTCACGCCGCTCACCGACCTCGAACGCCTCAAGATCGAGAAAGACGCCCTGGGCCTCTACATCTCCGGGCACCCGCTGGAGCAGCACGAGGGGCTGCGCGAGGCGGCGAGCTGCCGCATCTCGGACCTCGACACCTGGTTCACGGGCCAGAACGTCCCGCCCGGCAAGCGCGTCAAGGCGGTCCTCGCCGGCATGATCGAGAACGTGGTCAAAAAACCCACCAAGTCGGGCGGCATGATGGCCCGCTTCATCCTCGCCGACGAATCCGGCCAGACCGAACTCGTGGCCTTTTCGCGCGCCTACGACCGCATTCAGGACAAGCTGGTGAACGACACGCCCGCCCTGGTGATCGTCGAACTCGAATCCGAGGACGGCGGTCTGCGCGCCATTGCCGAGGAAGTCGTGGGCGTGGGCCAACTGGAGGACGTGCCCAAGGTCATGTACGTGACCATCGACCTGGAAACCGCCAGCCCGGACGCCCTCGGCGAGTTCCAGAGCGTCCTCGACGAACACGCCGGCGCCATGCCCACCTACCTGCGCCTGGAAACCCCCGAGCAGTTCGTGGTGTACCAGCTCGACCACGGCATGGGCAGCCCCGACGCCATCCGCGTCCTGAACCACACCTTTCCCTGGCTGAGCGCCCACCTCGCCTACGACCAGCAGACCATCCTGGGCAAGTTCGCGCCCAAGCCGCCGGCATGGGCGAATAGAGGGGGGAATGGTGGGGGGATTCGGGCGTGA
- a CDS encoding DUF427 domain-containing protein: protein MKPRPRPLPAGPDQESVWAYPRPPRLERVPERLEIWLGGVRVADTTAGFRVLETSHPPTYYLPREAFLPGVLRPASGGSACEWKGQATYWTLVSGSAVAERAGWSYERPTPAFAPLAGHVAVYAGLMDECRVGGVRVTPQPGGFYGGWITPDIVGPFKGEPGSWGW, encoded by the coding sequence ATGAAGCCACGTCCCCGCCCGCTGCCCGCCGGCCCCGACCAGGAGAGTGTCTGGGCCTATCCCCGTCCGCCCCGCCTGGAGCGTGTCCCGGAGCGCCTGGAAATCTGGCTCGGTGGCGTGCGGGTGGCCGACACGACCGCCGGCTTCCGGGTGCTGGAGACGAGTCATCCACCGACCTATTACCTGCCCAGAGAAGCGTTCCTGCCCGGTGTCCTGCGCCCCGCTTCCGGCGGCAGCGCCTGCGAATGGAAGGGGCAGGCCACGTACTGGACCCTGGTGTCCGGGAGCGCCGTGGCCGAGCGTGCCGGCTGGAGCTACGAGCGCCCGACCCCTGCCTTCGCGCCGCTTGCCGGGCACGTCGCCGTCTACGCCGGCCTGATGGACGAATGCCGGGTGGGCGGCGTGCGCGTGACGCCGCAGCCGGGGGGCTTTTACGGCGGCTGGATCACGCCCGACATCGTGGGGCCGTTCAAGGGCGAGCCGGGCAGTTGGGGGTGGTAG
- a CDS encoding stalk domain-containing protein: MCFLAASAPSSLNRRLRTWLPALLLVSAPFAAPGAGARAVQYVGSVQLTLAVDQTTGSANGQEVSLPYAPRNVGGRVMVPLRETAELLAQPVTLVGGQWQLGRLNVDPASGQLWVSGAPQDPANLTTFGGVVYVSARLLAEGLGANFTADGSGRVLTITALRSGGNPLAPQARFSTDKGVYAPGERVIYTEYPFDPDGADITARRWTGKQDAFFQPGTYTVTLQVTNARGTVSEPFSRTIRVEGPPMDTPLSYALRYAAPGDAFPDPQITAYPALTAQPVPSENYPLLFSDSPEAPSRSGVLYRDTVLGRARLLAYHLNALGRPARLYVLARNVDTRPVEVRTERLGETAPTRIEGQLGQVTLLEYFASSARQTLTLAPGDLAAVYASPTLSVGSGVNVLQDVLTTGRVELTFVMLEDGLPPTLPVLQSLPELPLDGRHQRGTFPGAVRALRVNLTRLPARLVIGDGQLDPALTGVDRLTGQPMRLLGNYGLLYDLEVTGAAGTAVALSPRGGLYRGAMNIMDGPLNQTIKLPRTGNAIQPNQPVLLWRPQSDRLKIDFIPASGSNLPISLVFYPSQPGAGYGGAAKTYQP; this comes from the coding sequence ATGTGCTTTTTGGCCGCCTCTGCTCCCAGTTCTCTGAATCGCCGTTTACGAACGTGGCTGCCGGCCCTGCTGCTCGTCTCCGCCCCGTTCGCTGCGCCGGGGGCCGGCGCGCGGGCGGTGCAGTACGTCGGCTCGGTGCAGCTCACGCTGGCGGTAGACCAGACGACCGGCAGCGCCAACGGGCAGGAGGTGAGCCTGCCCTACGCGCCGCGCAACGTGGGCGGGCGGGTAATGGTGCCGCTGCGCGAAACCGCCGAACTGCTCGCGCAGCCGGTCACGCTCGTGGGCGGGCAGTGGCAGCTCGGGCGGCTGAACGTGGACCCGGCGAGCGGGCAACTGTGGGTCAGCGGGGCGCCGCAGGACCCGGCCAACCTGACGACGTTCGGCGGCGTGGTGTACGTGAGCGCGCGGCTGCTCGCCGAGGGGCTCGGGGCCAACTTCACCGCCGACGGCTCGGGGCGGGTGCTGACCATCACGGCGCTGCGCAGCGGCGGCAACCCGCTCGCGCCCCAGGCCCGCTTCTCGACCGACAAAGGGGTGTACGCCCCCGGCGAGCGCGTGATCTACACCGAGTACCCCTTCGACCCCGACGGCGCCGACATCACTGCCCGGCGCTGGACCGGCAAGCAGGACGCTTTTTTCCAGCCGGGGACCTACACCGTCACTTTGCAGGTCACCAACGCGCGCGGCACCGTCAGCGAACCTTTCTCACGGACTATCCGGGTGGAAGGCCCGCCCATGGACACGCCGCTGAGCTACGCGCTGCGCTACGCCGCGCCGGGGGACGCCTTTCCCGACCCGCAGATCACGGCGTACCCCGCGCTCACGGCGCAGCCGGTGCCGAGCGAGAACTATCCGCTGCTGTTCAGCGACAGCCCCGAGGCGCCCAGCCGCAGCGGCGTGCTCTACCGCGACACGGTGCTGGGCCGGGCGCGGCTGCTCGCCTACCACCTCAACGCGCTCGGGCGCCCCGCGCGGCTGTACGTGCTCGCGCGCAACGTAGACACCCGCCCGGTGGAGGTCCGGACCGAGCGCCTCGGCGAGACGGCGCCCACCCGCATAGAGGGACAGCTCGGACAGGTCACGCTGCTCGAATACTTCGCGAGCAGCGCCCGCCAGACCCTGACGCTGGCGCCCGGCGACCTCGCGGCGGTGTACGCCAGCCCCACCCTGAGCGTCGGCAGCGGCGTGAACGTGCTGCAAGACGTGCTCACGACGGGCCGCGTCGAGCTGACCTTCGTGATGCTCGAAGACGGCCTGCCGCCCACCCTGCCGGTCTTGCAGTCGCTCCCTGAGCTGCCCCTCGACGGGCGACACCAGCGCGGCACCTTTCCCGGCGCGGTGCGGGCGCTGCGGGTGAACCTGACCCGGCTCCCCGCGCGCCTCGTGATCGGGGACGGGCAACTCGACCCGGCGTTGACCGGCGTGGACCGCCTGACCGGGCAGCCGATGCGCCTGCTCGGTAACTACGGCCTGCTCTACGACCTCGAAGTGACCGGCGCGGCGGGCACGGCGGTGGCGCTGAGCCCACGCGGGGGCCTCTACCGGGGCGCGATGAACATCATGGACGGGCCGCTCAACCAGACCATCAAGCTGCCGCGCACCGGCAACGCCATTCAGCCCAACCAGCCGGTGCTGCTGTGGCGCCCGCAATCCGACCGCCTCAAGATCGATTTCATCCCCGCGAGCGGCAGCAACCTGCCGATCAGTCTGGTGTTCTACCCGTCGCAGCCGGGAGCAGGCTATGGCGGCGCGGCCAAGACCTATCAACCCTGA
- a CDS encoding ABC transporter permease produces the protein MTSPRLLGWGLALPALVFTGLMLALPLGRTLLEGGVNVGVWRDPYFLGRLGWTLTQALGTAALALLIGGPLAYLLSRYAVPGKALFLRLLLLPFVTPTLVAVLGLSALLGPQGWVTRLTGVDLEGTPALLILGNLFFNLPVMVRLAYAGFSRVPPGLIGAARSLGASPGRAAWDVALPLALPGLAAGFVLVFLYSALSFGLPLALGGERYATLEVEIYTLTALQLRLSEASALIAGQLLLTLAATWAYVGLTRGGAGVPARALPSPRGGARAALLGLGGLVALICFSPLLAVALRGVLGSEGPTLGYWRAVLADPEAPRLVGNTLSFGGLALLGATVLGGLYALGAWLARSRLLDLVSLLPLMVSPVSLAVGYLLAYPALAASLPLLIAAYTLLALPLVVRSLLPALRALPPRLLEAARTLGASPWTAGRTVTLPLTLPALRGGAALALSTVLGEFGATLVLTRPEWATLSTGLYERLGRPGERNLGEACALATVLLLLSALAFLLLDGGEGEVT, from the coding sequence ATGACCTCCCCCCGGCTCCTGGGCTGGGGGCTTGCCCTGCCCGCGCTCGTCTTCACCGGGCTGATGCTCGCGCTGCCGCTCGGACGCACGCTGCTCGAAGGCGGGGTGAATGTGGGGGTGTGGCGCGATCCCTATTTTCTCGGGCGGCTCGGTTGGACGCTGACGCAGGCGCTCGGGACAGCGGCGCTCGCCCTCCTGATCGGGGGGCCGCTCGCCTATCTCCTGTCGCGCTACGCCGTGCCGGGCAAGGCCCTGTTCCTGCGGCTGCTGCTGCTCCCCTTCGTGACGCCGACGCTGGTGGCGGTGCTGGGACTCTCGGCGCTGCTCGGGCCGCAGGGCTGGGTGACGCGGCTGACCGGAGTGGACCTGGAAGGAACGCCCGCGCTCCTGATCCTCGGCAACCTCTTTTTCAACCTGCCGGTGATGGTCCGGCTCGCCTACGCGGGCTTCTCGCGGGTGCCGCCGGGATTGATCGGCGCCGCGCGTTCGCTCGGGGCGTCTCCGGGGCGCGCGGCGTGGGACGTGGCGCTGCCGCTCGCGCTGCCGGGGCTGGCGGCGGGGTTCGTCCTCGTGTTTCTGTACTCGGCGCTCAGCTTCGGGCTGCCGCTCGCGCTCGGGGGGGAGCGCTACGCGACGCTGGAAGTCGAGATCTATACCCTGACCGCCCTGCAACTGCGCCTCTCCGAAGCGAGCGCCCTGATCGCCGGGCAACTGCTGCTCACCCTGGCGGCGACCTGGGCCTACGTCGGGCTCACGCGCGGTGGGGCCGGGGTGCCGGCGCGGGCGCTGCCCTCCCCACGCGGCGGAGCGCGGGCGGCGCTGCTCGGGCTCGGGGGCCTCGTCGCGCTGATCTGTTTCTCGCCGCTGCTCGCCGTGGCCCTGCGCGGCGTGCTGGGGAGCGAGGGACCGACCCTCGGGTACTGGCGGGCGGTGCTCGCGGACCCGGAAGCGCCCCGGCTCGTCGGCAACACGCTGAGCTTCGGCGGGCTGGCGCTGCTCGGGGCGACGGTCCTCGGGGGACTCTACGCGTTGGGGGCGTGGCTCGCGCGCTCGCGCCTCCTCGACCTGGTGTCGCTGCTGCCGCTGATGGTGTCGCCGGTCAGCCTCGCGGTGGGCTACCTGCTCGCGTATCCGGCGCTCGCGGCGAGCCTGCCGCTCCTGATCGCGGCCTACACGCTGCTCGCCCTGCCGCTGGTGGTGCGCTCGCTGCTGCCGGCCCTGCGCGCGCTGCCGCCCCGGCTGCTCGAAGCGGCGCGCACGCTGGGCGCCTCACCCTGGACTGCCGGGCGGACGGTGACGCTCCCGCTGACCCTGCCGGCGCTACGGGGAGGCGCGGCGCTGGCGCTCTCGACGGTACTCGGCGAGTTCGGCGCGACGCTGGTGCTCACCCGGCCCGAGTGGGCGACCCTCTCGACCGGCCTCTACGAGCGCCTCGGGCGCCCCGGCGAGCGCAACCTCGGCGAAGCGTGCGCGCTGGCGACGGTGCTGCTGCTGCTCTCGGCGCTGGCTTTCCTCCTGCTCGACGGGGGCGAGGGGGAGGTGACGTGA
- a CDS encoding c-type cytochrome, whose translation MLRSARLIALPLTALLLGACVPATGQAMGQPMAQAPATQTSAATPPPAGNPLALRHGPPDAARGQRLSAECSACHGPGGVSSDESIPGLAGQIVPYTQLQLAAFRAKLRPSEVMQRVAAKLTDQDIADLSAYFVTQAPGPAWKVDAGARARGMKLFTAGDAGRNVIACAICHGDGGRGVSDHGIASVTNLSPKYGVEVLKEFRNTPSFGGLIHPEAMRIAVKPLTDADLTDVAAYLASMK comes from the coding sequence ATGCTGCGTTCCGCTCGCCTGATCGCTCTGCCCCTCACCGCGCTTCTCCTCGGTGCCTGCGTGCCGGCAACGGGCCAGGCGATGGGTCAGCCGATGGCTCAAGCGCCAGCCACCCAGACCTCGGCAGCCACCCCGCCCCCTGCCGGCAACCCGCTCGCGCTGCGGCACGGCCCGCCCGACGCGGCGCGCGGCCAGCGCCTGAGCGCCGAGTGCTCGGCCTGCCACGGCCCCGGCGGGGTGAGCAGCGACGAGAGCATTCCGGGCCTGGCCGGGCAGATCGTGCCGTATACCCAGCTTCAGCTCGCGGCTTTCCGCGCCAAGCTGCGCCCAAGCGAGGTGATGCAGCGCGTGGCAGCCAAGCTCACCGACCAGGACATCGCCGACCTGAGCGCCTACTTCGTGACCCAGGCGCCGGGACCGGCCTGGAAGGTGGACGCGGGCGCCCGCGCTCGCGGGATGAAGCTCTTCACGGCGGGCGACGCGGGCCGCAACGTGATCGCCTGCGCGATCTGTCACGGCGACGGCGGACGCGGCGTCTCCGACCACGGCATCGCCAGCGTCACCAACCTCTCGCCGAAGTACGGGGTGGAGGTGCTCAAAGAGTTCCGCAACACGCCGAGCTTCGGCGGCCTGATTCACCCCGAAGCGATGCGCATTGCGGTCAAGCCGCTCACCGACGCGGATCTGACCGATGTGGCGGCCTACCTCGCCAGCATGAAATAG
- a CDS encoding thiamine ABC transporter substrate-binding protein, whose product MRKTLFLLLLALGAAQAQQTRAPATLTVITHDSFDLDRKLVSGFEAANKVKVRFVKGGDAGELLNRLILTRRAPLADVVYGLDNSMLARARQMDLLQPYRSPASAQVPAALRLSRDGLLTTVNYGDVALNYDRAAFAKLGLALPRTLDDLKKPEYARLTVLPSPATSSPGLAFLLATVSHYGEAGAWAWWRAARAGGMKVTRGWSDAYYKDFTRNGGKYPIVLSYASSPAAEVFYADGYTPARLPAQAPTANLFLPGSTWRQLEGVGLLKGAKQPALARKFVDFLLSPAVQADIPTRMWVYPARGGTPLNPVFKFADQPKTAPAPASVTANPQRLVDAWVQNVLRAR is encoded by the coding sequence ATGCGTAAGACACTGTTTTTGCTGCTGCTCGCGCTGGGCGCGGCCCAGGCCCAGCAGACTCGGGCTCCGGCAACGCTGACCGTCATCACCCACGATTCCTTCGATCTCGACAGGAAGCTCGTTTCCGGGTTCGAGGCAGCGAACAAGGTGAAGGTGCGGTTCGTGAAGGGGGGCGACGCGGGTGAACTCCTGAACCGCCTGATCCTGACCCGCCGCGCGCCGCTCGCCGACGTGGTGTACGGCCTCGACAACTCGATGCTCGCCCGTGCCCGGCAGATGGACCTGCTTCAGCCGTACCGCTCGCCCGCCTCGGCGCAGGTCCCGGCAGCGCTGCGCCTGAGCAGGGATGGCCTGCTCACCACCGTGAACTACGGAGACGTGGCGCTGAACTACGACCGCGCCGCCTTCGCCAAGCTGGGGCTCGCGCTGCCGAGGACCCTCGACGACCTGAAAAAGCCCGAGTACGCCCGACTGACGGTCCTTCCGAGCCCCGCGACGAGTTCGCCCGGCCTCGCCTTCCTGCTCGCGACGGTCAGCCACTACGGCGAGGCCGGGGCGTGGGCGTGGTGGCGCGCGGCGCGGGCGGGCGGCATGAAGGTTACGCGCGGCTGGAGCGACGCCTACTACAAGGACTTCACGCGCAACGGCGGCAAGTACCCCATCGTGCTGAGCTACGCGAGCAGCCCCGCCGCCGAGGTGTTCTACGCCGACGGCTACACCCCGGCGAGGCTCCCCGCCCAGGCGCCGACCGCCAACCTCTTCCTGCCGGGAAGCACCTGGCGGCAACTGGAGGGCGTGGGCCTCCTGAAAGGCGCGAAGCAGCCCGCGCTCGCCCGCAAGTTCGTGGATTTCCTGCTCAGCCCGGCGGTGCAGGCCGACATCCCCACCCGGATGTGGGTCTACCCGGCGCGGGGCGGCACCCCGCTCAACCCGGTGTTCAAGTTTGCCGATCAGCCGAAAACCGCCCCGGCCCCGGCGAGCGTGACCGCCAACCCGCAGCGCCTCGTAGACGCCTGGGTCCAGAACGTGCTGCGCGCGCGCTGA